CTCACGACGGCGATCAGCGCCAGCACCACGAGGGCGGCGAGCAGACCGGCGGCGCGGGCGGCATGGCGGGGGCGGGCGGCGGCGGCCCGTTCGGGCGCCGCGCTCGGTTCGGATTCGGGGGGACTCTCGACCAACACGCAGGTTAGGCTAACCTAGCCTGCACCCCGGCCGGATCCCCCCTTGCGCCCTAAAGACCCAGCCTGGCCAGCGCCTTCGCCGCATCCAGCGTGCAGGCTCCGTCCCCGGCCGCCGTCCAGGCCGCCGCGCACAGCGCCCGCAGCCCGTCGACCGGATCCCCGCCGTCCCCGCGCAGCTCCAGCACGCCGCGGTTCAGCGCGACCGCGGTCCAGCCTCCGCAGCGGAACCCCTCCGCGACCGGTTCCACCTCCGGCTGCCCGGTCAGCAACCCCCTCAGGTCCCGGTCCACGTACGTCGGCCGGTGCCTCGGCTCGGCCCGCACCAACTGCTCCGCGTCCGTCACCCCGGTCAGCACCAGCAGCGAGTCCACCTCCCCGCTGAAGGCTCCCTCGATGTCGGTGTCGAGCCGGTCCCCGACCACCAGCGGCCGCTCCGCCCCGGTCCGCAGCACCGTCTCCCGGTGCATCGGGGGCAGCGGCTTGCCCGCCACCTGCGGCTCCGCGCCCGTGGCGATCCGTACGACCTCCACCGCGGCCCCGTTGCCCGGCCCGATCCCGCGCGCCCCGGGGATCGTCAGGTCGGTGTTCGACACGTACCATGGCACCCCGCGGTTGATCGCGTACGAGGCCTCCGCGAACCGCCCCCAGGGCAGATCGGGCCCTCCGTACCCCTGCACCACCGCCGCCAGGCCCGCCTCCTCGGCCGAGTCCACCGGCACGAGCCCGCGCTCGCGCAGCGCGACCCGCAGCCCCTCCCCGCCGATCACCAGCACCTTCGACGCCGGCTCCACCTGCTCTGCGATCAGCCGGGCCACCGCCTGCGCCGAGGTGATCACCTCGGCGGCCTCCGTCGGGATGCCCAGCTCGCTCAGGTGCTCCGCGACGGCGTCCGGGGTCCGCAGCGCGTTGTTGGTGACGTAGGCGAGGTGCATCCCGTCGGCCCGGGCCGCGGCGAGGGACTCCACGGCGTACGCGATGGCCTCGCCGCCCGCGTACACCACCCCGTCGAGGTCCAGCAGGGCGGTGTCGTACGCCTGGTGCAGACTCTGCTCACTCGCCGCGGGACTGGTCCTGCTCTGCCGGGTCATCGCGTCCGCTCCTCATGGATCGATCTTGTCCGATTCTGCACTGCCCCGATCATCCCGCATGGCGAGACGCGACTTACCATGCAGCAATGACCACACCTGGCACCGCGGACCAAGGGCTGCGACTGATCCCGTTCCATGGCCTGCGCTACGTCCCGGAGCGTGTCGGCAGCCTCGCGGCCGTCACCTCCCCGCCGTACGACGTGGTCGTGCGCCCCGACGGAGTCGACCACCTCGAATCCGCCGACCCGCACAACATCGTCCGCCTGATCCTCCCGCAGGCCGGCACCCCGGCCGCACGCAACGAACAGGCCGCCCGCACCCTGCACGACTGGCTCGCCGAGGGCATCCTCAGCGCCGACCCCGAGCCCGCGCTCTACGTGTACGAGCAGCACAGGGCCGGCCTGCTCCAGCGCGGCGTCATCGGCGCCCTCGCCCTGTCCGCCGCGGACGCCGGCATCGTCCTCCCCCACGAGGACGTCATGCCGGACGTGGTCACCGACCGGGCCGGCCTGATGCGGGCCACTTCCGCCAATCTCGAACCGCTCCTGCTCACCTACCGGGGCGACGACCCCGACACGGGCGCGGCCGCGGTCGTCGAGCGGACCGCCCGGCGCGCACCGCTGTTGTCCACCACCACCGAGGACGGCTTCCAGCACCGCCTCTGGGCCATCACGGACCCGGACGAGCTGGCCACCGTCACGGCGGATCTCAGCCACCGCCAGGCCCTCATCGCCGACGGCCACCACCGCTGGGCGACCTACCTGCGCCTCCAGGAGGAGCACGGCTCCCCCACGGCCTGGGACTTCGGCCTGGTCCTCCTCGTGGACACCGCCCGCTACCCGCTCCAGGTCCGCGCCATCCACCGGATGCTGCGCCGGCTCCCGGTCGCCGACGCCCTCGCCGCCCTCGGCGGCCACTTCCGCATCACTGCGGTCGACGGGCCGCTCCCGCTGGCACTGGACGCCCTCGCGGACGCCTCGGAACGGGGCAACGCCTTCCTCCTCACCGGCGACGGCACCTTCCACCTGGTCACCGATCCCGACCTGGCGCTCCTCGACCGCACGGTCCGCCACGACCGCCCGGAGGCCTGGCGCCGGCTGGACGCCACCGTCCTGCACGCCACCCTGCTCGACGCCCTCTGGCACGTTCCGGACGCCCCCGAGGAGATCACGTACATCCACGACGCCGCGTCCACCGTGGCCATGGCCGAACGCCACGGGGGCACCGCCGTCCTGCTGCACCCCGTACGGGAAGAGGTCGTACGGGACCTGGCCCGCCAGGGCGTCACCATGCCCCGGAAGTCCACCTCCTTCGGACCGAAACCAGCCACCGGCTTGGTCCTGCGCGGCCTGGGCTGAACGCCTCCGGACATGAAGAAGGGCGGTACCCCACCGGGGGTACCGCCCTTCTCATTCGTTCACCGTGCTTCAGGCCTTGTCGCGGCCCGAGTCCTGCGCGTCGGCGTCGGCGTCGGTCGCGGACTGCTCCAGCGGCTCGTACTCCTCGTCGTCCTCGTCGTAGTACTCGGCGACGTCGGAGGCGCGCTCGGCCGCGGCGATCTCCGCCTCGTCCTCGATCTCGTCCTCGATCTCGTCCTCGATCTCGTCCTCGATCTCGACGTCGCTGTCGCTGTCGCCGTCGACATCGACATCGACGTCGGACAGGTCGATCGCAGCGTCGACGAACTCGACACCGTCGAGCTCGGCGAGGCGGTCCGAGGCGTCGGTGGCCCCGTCCTTGTCCGCTTCGAGG
Above is a genomic segment from Streptomyces sp. NBC_01233 containing:
- a CDS encoding HAD hydrolase-like protein, whose translation is MTRQSRTSPAASEQSLHQAYDTALLDLDGVVYAGGEAIAYAVESLAAARADGMHLAYVTNNALRTPDAVAEHLSELGIPTEAAEVITSAQAVARLIAEQVEPASKVLVIGGEGLRVALRERGLVPVDSAEEAGLAAVVQGYGGPDLPWGRFAEASYAINRGVPWYVSNTDLTIPGARGIGPGNGAAVEVVRIATGAEPQVAGKPLPPMHRETVLRTGAERPLVVGDRLDTDIEGAFSGEVDSLLVLTGVTDAEQLVRAEPRHRPTYVDRDLRGLLTGQPEVEPVAEGFRCGGWTAVALNRGVLELRGDGGDPVDGLRALCAAAWTAAGDGACTLDAAKALARLGL
- a CDS encoding DUF1015 domain-containing protein; translation: MTTPGTADQGLRLIPFHGLRYVPERVGSLAAVTSPPYDVVVRPDGVDHLESADPHNIVRLILPQAGTPAARNEQAARTLHDWLAEGILSADPEPALYVYEQHRAGLLQRGVIGALALSAADAGIVLPHEDVMPDVVTDRAGLMRATSANLEPLLLTYRGDDPDTGAAAVVERTARRAPLLSTTTEDGFQHRLWAITDPDELATVTADLSHRQALIADGHHRWATYLRLQEEHGSPTAWDFGLVLLVDTARYPLQVRAIHRMLRRLPVADALAALGGHFRITAVDGPLPLALDALADASERGNAFLLTGDGTFHLVTDPDLALLDRTVRHDRPEAWRRLDATVLHATLLDALWHVPDAPEEITYIHDAASTVAMAERHGGTAVLLHPVREEVVRDLARQGVTMPRKSTSFGPKPATGLVLRGLG